In Leifsonia sp. ZF2019, a genomic segment contains:
- a CDS encoding helix-turn-helix transcriptional regulator → MTDTVDDDLAADALTLGRRIRAARTRRGMTLEALAAAIDRAPSQVSTIENGNREPRLPQLRAIAAALGVTVDDLLAPEAPDERAALEIAVERAQRGTVFGALGIDPVRVSKAVPDATLRAILALHQEVERLHRERAATPEEARRANAELRATMRARDNHFPELEGIAAELLGAVGHTGGPVSQQTVADMADHLGYSLHYVGDLPHSTRSVTDKRNGRIYLPTEQSASRDSRSPILQAFSSQLLGHDEPGNYAEFLRQRVETNYLTAALLLPEKDAVAFLTEAKNFRRISMEDLRDAFAVPYETAAHRFTNLATARLGIPVHFMKVHESGTIIKAYENDAVAFPSDALGAIEGTPVCRSWTARTVFDVEDRFSPYYQYTDTPSGTYWCTSRIEKAKEGDYSISVGVPFAHVKWFRGRETAHRAVSRCPEESCCRRPSGALADRWEGQAWPAARTPTSLLAALPTGTFPGVDSTEVYDFLERHAPA, encoded by the coding sequence ATGACAGACACGGTCGACGACGACCTGGCGGCGGACGCGCTCACCCTCGGGCGGCGTATCCGTGCGGCGCGCACGCGACGAGGGATGACCCTGGAGGCCCTGGCCGCGGCGATCGACCGCGCGCCGTCGCAGGTCTCCACCATCGAGAACGGCAACCGGGAGCCGCGCCTCCCCCAGCTGCGCGCCATCGCCGCGGCGCTCGGCGTCACGGTCGACGACCTGCTCGCCCCGGAGGCCCCCGACGAGCGCGCAGCGCTGGAGATCGCCGTGGAGCGCGCCCAGCGGGGCACCGTGTTCGGCGCCCTCGGGATCGACCCGGTCCGCGTCTCCAAGGCGGTCCCCGATGCCACCCTGCGGGCGATCCTGGCGCTGCATCAGGAGGTCGAGCGCCTGCACCGGGAGCGCGCCGCGACCCCGGAGGAGGCCCGCCGTGCCAACGCCGAGCTGCGCGCGACCATGCGCGCGCGGGACAACCACTTCCCCGAGCTGGAGGGCATCGCGGCCGAGCTGCTCGGCGCCGTCGGTCATACGGGCGGCCCGGTCTCGCAGCAGACCGTCGCCGACATGGCCGACCACCTCGGGTACTCCCTGCACTACGTCGGCGACCTGCCGCACTCCACCCGCTCGGTGACGGACAAGCGCAACGGCCGCATCTACCTCCCCACCGAGCAGTCGGCCTCCCGCGACTCCCGCTCCCCCATCCTGCAGGCGTTCTCCTCCCAGCTGCTCGGTCACGACGAGCCCGGAAACTACGCCGAATTTCTGCGGCAGCGCGTCGAGACCAACTACCTGACGGCGGCGCTGCTGCTGCCCGAGAAGGATGCCGTCGCGTTCCTGACCGAGGCCAAGAACTTCCGCCGCATCTCGATGGAGGATCTCCGCGACGCCTTCGCGGTGCCCTACGAGACCGCCGCACATCGCTTCACCAACCTCGCGACGGCACGGCTCGGCATCCCGGTGCACTTCATGAAGGTGCACGAGTCGGGCACGATCATCAAGGCGTACGAGAACGACGCGGTCGCGTTCCCCTCGGACGCGCTCGGCGCCATCGAGGGAACGCCGGTGTGCCGCAGCTGGACGGCCCGCACCGTCTTCGATGTCGAGGACCGCTTCAGCCCGTACTACCAGTACACGGACACCCCGAGCGGGACGTACTGGTGCACCTCCCGCATCGAGAAGGCCAAGGAGGGCGACTACTCGATCAGCGTGGGCGTGCCGTTCGCGCACGTGAAGTGGTTCCGCGGGCGGGAGACCGCCCACCGCGCGGTCTCCCGCTGCCCGGAGGAGTCGTGCTGCCGGCGGCCGTCCGGTGCGCTCGCGGACCGCTGGGAGGGGCAGGCCTGGCCGGCCGCGCGCACGCCGACGTCCCTGCTCGCGGCGCTGCCGACCGGGACGTTCCCGGGCGTCGACTCGACCGAGGTCTACGACTTCTTGGAGCGGCACGCGCCGGCGTGA